From Criblamydia sequanensis CRIB-18, a single genomic window includes:
- the ispD gene encoding 2-C-methyl-D-erythritol 4-phosphate cytidylyltransferase, translating into MKASAILLSGGKGLRMGHETPKQYLKIQGQPIALYSFLTLAKHPLIQEVVVVLDEEWEPLFQNFSNENKISIRIAFASPGKRRQDSLHSGLKKVDQTTDLILVHDAARPFIDEKDVTAAIEAAKAHGAATLSTPVKATIRIANESKVAVHTPERDRTFEIQTPQALRFDILLKGFERAIKNNITVTDDVALAELAGHPIRLIDGKEENFKITTRKDLILAEELAKTFFCK; encoded by the coding sequence ATGAAAGCTTCAGCGATTTTACTCTCCGGTGGAAAAGGACTTAGAATGGGTCATGAAACCCCGAAGCAATACCTTAAAATTCAAGGGCAGCCAATAGCCTTGTACTCATTTCTAACTCTTGCCAAGCATCCCCTTATACAAGAGGTCGTTGTGGTCTTAGATGAGGAGTGGGAGCCTTTATTCCAAAACTTTTCAAATGAAAATAAGATTTCAATCCGCATCGCTTTCGCGTCTCCCGGCAAGAGAAGACAAGATTCTTTACACAGCGGTCTCAAAAAAGTTGATCAAACGACAGATTTAATCCTTGTTCATGATGCTGCAAGGCCTTTTATTGATGAAAAGGATGTCACGGCAGCAATAGAGGCTGCGAAAGCTCATGGAGCCGCTACCCTTTCAACTCCGGTTAAAGCCACGATCCGTATTGCAAATGAAAGTAAAGTCGCAGTCCACACCCCCGAAAGAGACCGCACCTTCGAAATTCAAACCCCTCAAGCTCTTCGCTTTGATATCCTGCTAAAAGGTTTTGAAAGGGCGATTAAAAATAATATTACCGTGACAGATGATGTCGCCTTAGCTGAACTTGCTGGCCATCCTATCCGCTTAATCGATGGCAAGGAAGAAAACTTTAAAATTACAACAAGAAAAGATCTAATTTTAGCTGAGGAATTAGCTAAGACCTTTTTTTGCAAATGA
- the truA gene encoding tRNA pseudouridine(38-40) synthase TruA: MTKYKLILSYDGTNYSGWQVQPNGVSIQEKLEEAFLILLKEKVNVIGSGRTDAGVHALNQVAHFTFDGPLDCRKITFALNGLLPLDIRIQALLKADPDFHAQHSAKGKCYYYYLNLDSVKSPFFGPFSWHISRNLDLSAMKAAAKILVGTHDFTSFSNQQHLGACKKDPIRTLFRLDFVDWAYGIRLEFEGDGFLYKMVRNIVGTLQEVGTGKLKVEDIPLILEAKDRQRAGHAAPPQGLFLAYVIY; encoded by the coding sequence ATGACTAAGTATAAATTGATCTTATCCTATGATGGAACTAACTATAGCGGCTGGCAAGTTCAACCAAATGGTGTCTCCATCCAGGAGAAATTAGAGGAGGCTTTTTTAATTCTTTTAAAAGAAAAAGTAAACGTCATTGGGTCGGGAAGGACAGATGCCGGTGTCCACGCTTTAAATCAAGTGGCTCATTTTACTTTTGATGGCCCGCTTGACTGCCGGAAAATAACTTTTGCTTTAAATGGGCTGCTTCCGCTTGACATTCGCATCCAAGCTCTTTTAAAAGCAGATCCGGATTTCCATGCCCAACATTCAGCTAAAGGTAAATGTTATTATTATTATTTAAATCTAGACTCTGTCAAATCCCCTTTCTTTGGCCCTTTTAGTTGGCATATCTCGCGCAATTTAGACCTTTCTGCCATGAAAGCTGCCGCCAAAATATTAGTTGGCACCCATGATTTTACCTCCTTTTCTAACCAGCAGCATTTAGGGGCTTGTAAAAAAGACCCGATACGCACCTTATTTAGGCTTGATTTTGTGGATTGGGCCTATGGAATTAGGCTAGAATTTGAAGGAGATGGTTTTTTGTATAAAATGGTCCGAAATATTGTCGGCACCCTTCAAGAGGTCGGAACAGGTAAATTAAAAGTAGAGGACATTCCTTTAATTCTTGAAGCAAAGGATAGGCAAAGGGCCGGACATGCTGCGCCCCCTCAAGGCCTTTTCCTGGCCTATGTTATCTATTAA
- a CDS encoding HAD family hydrolase, whose amino-acid sequence MDWLKKYDLILLDFDGLLVDTEKVHFLAYETMLKNRGIDLNWSFERYRKSAHHKAEGLEEDITSEFPELKKISWETLYQEKRKALLDLYEKGEVALIPGVEEFLNYLQEAGLKRAVVTHSDRGQVDLIKKALPILETIPNWITRKDYERPKPSPDGYLKALELLGEEAKNTIGFEDTPRGLKALRDAKIKSIMITEYTYPETDSIREEGIPIFKNFYVLKELRGF is encoded by the coding sequence ATGGATTGGCTAAAAAAATACGACCTTATCTTGCTTGATTTCGATGGTCTTCTTGTCGATACCGAAAAAGTGCATTTCTTAGCCTATGAGACCATGCTAAAAAATCGGGGGATTGATCTCAACTGGAGCTTTGAAAGGTATCGAAAATCTGCCCATCATAAAGCTGAAGGCTTAGAGGAAGACATAACGTCTGAGTTTCCGGAGCTAAAAAAAATAAGCTGGGAGACTCTTTATCAAGAGAAAAGAAAAGCTCTTTTAGACTTATACGAAAAGGGAGAGGTAGCTCTTATACCCGGAGTAGAAGAGTTTTTAAACTATTTACAAGAAGCGGGTCTTAAAAGAGCTGTGGTCACCCATTCCGATAGGGGACAAGTCGATTTAATAAAGAAAGCTCTGCCTATTTTAGAAACTATCCCGAATTGGATTACAAGAAAAGACTATGAAAGGCCAAAGCCTTCTCCAGACGGTTATTTAAAAGCCCTTGAGTTATTAGGGGAGGAGGCTAAAAATACAATCGGGTTTGAAGATACACCAAGAGGTTTAAAAGCGCTTCGGGACGCTAAAATTAAAAGCATCATGATAACCGAATACACCTATCCAGAGACTGATAGCATCCGCGAGGAAGGCATCCCGATTTTTAAAAATTTTTATGTTCTAAAGGAATTAAGGGGATTTTAA
- a CDS encoding MFS transporter, with translation MSKLNFITILFIGFIDYLGIALVYPIFTSMLFDPTYPIISHGSSSAYRGAILGILLGLTPLTQFFSAPLLGALSDLKGRKKTLIYGTFVGFLAYCLAVLGVCTYSLSLLFLYRILFGIASGTVPVAQAMISDTSTKENKARRFSLFSASLGLGFTVGPFLGGKLADPSLASWCGYATPFVAASMMCLLSLVIIIWRFPETRRECGKVVFNFMGSINNVRKVFLWPELRWLFLATFAFAFGWSFFNEFIPVLLHKQFGFNLSDIANYYAYGGAWYAFSSGIISAAILKYFPPEKIGIKALIGCAVCMLMFLVIQEGQYIWFILPPFMFFLSFTYPTTAAMVSNRAGLENQGEVLGVYQSVTGGAMGLSPFLIGPLIGMYPSLTAIGGAFAMLLAGLAFWKGSHPATTNLNLVKNR, from the coding sequence ATGTCAAAATTAAATTTTATCACTATCCTATTTATTGGATTTATCGATTATTTAGGAATTGCTCTTGTTTATCCTATATTTACAAGCATGTTGTTTGATCCAACTTACCCAATAATCTCACATGGTTCTTCTTCGGCCTACCGAGGAGCTATTTTGGGAATATTGCTCGGTTTAACTCCATTGACTCAGTTTTTTAGTGCCCCTCTTTTAGGAGCGCTTTCCGATCTTAAAGGACGGAAGAAAACGCTGATTTATGGAACCTTTGTCGGCTTCTTAGCATACTGTTTAGCGGTGTTGGGTGTATGCACGTACTCACTCTCTTTACTTTTTCTGTATCGGATACTATTCGGCATTGCTTCTGGTACCGTGCCTGTAGCGCAGGCGATGATTTCCGACACGAGCACGAAGGAAAACAAAGCGCGAAGATTCTCACTTTTCAGTGCAAGTTTAGGGCTTGGTTTTACCGTAGGCCCATTTCTTGGGGGAAAGCTCGCGGATCCTTCTCTAGCAAGTTGGTGTGGTTATGCTACGCCCTTTGTTGCCGCAAGCATGATGTGTTTACTAAGTCTTGTGATTATTATTTGGAGGTTTCCTGAAACCCGCAGGGAATGCGGCAAGGTTGTCTTTAATTTTATGGGCAGCATTAACAATGTTCGAAAAGTTTTTCTGTGGCCTGAGCTGCGATGGTTATTTTTAGCAACCTTTGCTTTTGCATTTGGCTGGTCTTTTTTTAATGAATTTATCCCGGTGCTGTTGCACAAACAATTTGGATTCAACCTTAGTGATATTGCAAACTATTATGCTTACGGAGGGGCCTGGTATGCATTTAGTTCGGGCATTATTTCAGCAGCAATTTTGAAATATTTCCCGCCAGAAAAGATCGGTATAAAGGCTTTGATAGGATGTGCGGTTTGCATGCTAATGTTTCTTGTCATTCAAGAGGGTCAATATATCTGGTTTATTTTGCCGCCGTTCATGTTTTTTCTATCATTTACGTATCCAACTACTGCAGCAATGGTATCGAATCGAGCAGGGCTTGAAAATCAAGGCGAAGTACTTGGGGTTTATCAGTCGGTGACAGGCGGTGCAATGGGCTTGAGTCCTTTTTTGATAGGTCCTTTGATTGGGATGTATCCATCATTGACTGCAATTGGAGGCGCGTTTGCGATGCTGCTAGCGGGCTTAGCCTTTTGGAAAGGGTCTCACCCTGCTACGACTAATTTAAATCTCGTCAAAAATAGGTAA
- a CDS encoding TetR/AcrR family transcriptional regulator — protein sequence MSGVKRRSYKSNAREAQAAQTKARILNSAKNLFDSLGFEYVTIEKIAQGANVSIPTIYSLFQSKLGVLRALMDSALPKNQFEALVEESILEKSPKKRLSISAKIARQMYDAERLKMSIFRGVAVLAPELRELEKEREMRRYNRQEVTIKAMVKENSLIKELSADKARDILWALTGRDIYRMFVIEQGWTSDEYEEWLTQLLIVSLIKEK from the coding sequence ATGTCCGGAGTCAAAAGAAGATCCTATAAATCAAATGCGAGAGAGGCTCAAGCAGCGCAAACAAAGGCCCGTATTTTAAACTCTGCAAAAAACCTTTTTGACTCACTGGGATTTGAATATGTGACGATTGAAAAAATTGCTCAAGGAGCAAACGTATCAATACCCACCATTTATTCGCTCTTTCAGTCTAAACTCGGTGTGCTTCGAGCTTTAATGGACAGTGCCCTTCCTAAAAATCAATTCGAGGCTCTTGTTGAGGAGAGTATCCTTGAAAAATCGCCTAAGAAGCGTCTCAGTATTTCTGCTAAAATCGCCCGTCAGATGTATGATGCTGAAAGATTGAAAATGAGTATTTTTCGAGGCGTTGCTGTTTTAGCGCCTGAGCTTAGGGAGCTTGAAAAAGAAAGAGAAATGCGCCGTTATAATCGTCAAGAAGTCACCATAAAAGCCATGGTTAAGGAAAACTCTCTTATAAAGGAATTGAGTGCAGACAAAGCGCGCGATATTCTCTGGGCTTTAACTGGTCGTGATATATACCGGATGTTTGTCATAGAGCAAGGATGGACTTCTGATGAATATGAGGAATGGTTAACCCAATTGCTAATCGTTAGCTTAATAAAGGAGAAATGA
- a CDS encoding nuclear transport factor 2 family protein, whose product MKPDTKAIGVAYYRALGDKNIEKVSKYLHPDIQFTDPQETVIGKESVLKAAQGFSRIFKTLTIRAPFGSENQAMIVYEVEIPGLSKKLQAASLLSFKEGLISKIELFYDSKGLGK is encoded by the coding sequence ATGAAGCCTGATACAAAGGCAATAGGAGTTGCTTACTATAGAGCTCTAGGGGATAAAAATATCGAAAAAGTGAGTAAATACTTACATCCCGATATTCAATTTACCGATCCGCAAGAAACAGTAATTGGTAAAGAATCGGTACTTAAAGCAGCACAAGGGTTCTCACGCATTTTTAAAACTCTCACAATCCGAGCACCGTTTGGTTCAGAAAATCAAGCTATGATTGTCTATGAAGTAGAGATTCCAGGTCTCTCTAAAAAATTGCAAGCCGCTTCTCTTTTGAGTTTTAAAGAAGGGTTGATCTCTAAGATTGAACTTTTCTACGACTCCAAGGGTCTAGGGAAATAA
- a CDS encoding type 1 glutamine amidotransferase domain-containing protein, translating into MKILMVMTSHDQLGNTGKKTGLWLEEFAAPYYVFKDAGINPTLASPKGGKPPIDPKSDLPENQTPAVTRFKNDEEAKKAFAHTAKLEDMRSEDFDMVFYPGGHGPMWDLAESRDSIALLESFYNAGKLMALVCHAPGVLHRVTYKGEPLVKGKRVTGFTNSEEEGVHLTKVVPFLVEDELKRLGADFQKQKDWQSFVVVDGHLITGQNPASSTETAKTLIEHYQKHKK; encoded by the coding sequence ATGAAGATCTTGATGGTGATGACGTCTCATGATCAATTAGGAAATACCGGAAAAAAGACCGGCCTTTGGCTCGAAGAATTTGCTGCGCCCTATTATGTTTTCAAAGATGCAGGCATTAACCCCACTTTAGCTTCCCCAAAAGGAGGAAAGCCTCCCATAGATCCAAAAAGTGATTTACCGGAAAACCAAACGCCTGCTGTAACGCGATTTAAAAACGATGAAGAAGCAAAAAAAGCATTCGCACATACGGCTAAGCTAGAAGATATGCGCTCAGAAGATTTTGACATGGTATTTTATCCAGGCGGTCATGGCCCCATGTGGGATCTTGCGGAAAGTCGAGATTCGATTGCCCTCCTTGAATCGTTCTATAACGCCGGAAAATTGATGGCTTTAGTATGCCATGCCCCGGGAGTGCTTCATAGAGTGACCTACAAAGGCGAACCTCTTGTAAAGGGTAAGCGCGTCACAGGTTTTACAAATAGCGAAGAAGAAGGAGTTCATCTTACAAAAGTGGTCCCCTTTCTCGTCGAAGACGAGCTAAAACGTTTAGGCGCAGACTTCCAAAAACAAAAAGATTGGCAAAGTTTTGTTGTAGTTGATGGCCATCTTATCACAGGTCAAAATCCCGCCTCTTCCACCGAAACTGCAAAAACTTTGATTGAACACTATCAGAAGCACAAAAAATAA